In Candidatus Vicinibacter proximus, the following are encoded in one genomic region:
- a CDS encoding BatD family protein, whose translation MKILYLICFGLSGLIIRAQDPHFKVEVSSDTILLGNYFELKYTIENTQGDFTPPEFSGLKLVAGPNHASSYSIMNGKVKQSTSYIYFLKPEAEGQYIIEAAQLKTEEGILKTPVVKIHVVSNPNGVRQNPGRSMEFEDPDVQIITPKDTKKKKKVYKL comes from the coding sequence ATGAAAATTCTGTACTTGATTTGTTTTGGCCTGTCAGGCCTGATCATCCGGGCCCAGGATCCTCATTTTAAAGTGGAGGTAAGTTCTGATACCATTCTCCTGGGTAATTATTTTGAACTCAAATACACCATTGAAAACACACAAGGGGATTTTACACCACCTGAGTTCAGCGGACTTAAACTGGTAGCCGGACCCAACCACGCTTCTTCCTATTCCATTATGAATGGGAAAGTCAAACAAAGTACCAGCTACATCTATTTTTTAAAACCTGAAGCAGAAGGACAATACATCATAGAAGCAGCTCAACTCAAAACTGAGGAGGGTATTCTCAAAACTCCCGTTGTAAAGATCCATGTGGTATCCAATCCAAATGGAGTACGCCAAAACCCGGGGCGATCCATGGAATTTGAAGATCCGGATGTACAAATCATCACGCCAAAAGATACAAAGAAGAAAAAGAAAGTATATAAACTCTGA
- a CDS encoding DUF1684 domain-containing protein, which translates to MCIGVCVGQDLDNKLKEYRAQTAKDHLADSRSPITKKDIRHLHYFVPSEKHSLMADFAEFEKKDTVSIPTSSGKQKLFIRYGLLNFTLEGRAHTLTAYLSTRIGPGSDHFFIPFYDETNGVETYGGGRFMDIDHSLLKEGKLPLDFNYAYNPWCAYSSGFNCPIPPEENRLKVSIRAGEKAYTGKHRKGSKS; encoded by the coding sequence TTGTGTATAGGGGTATGCGTAGGACAGGATTTGGATAACAAGCTAAAAGAGTATAGAGCCCAGACTGCCAAAGATCATCTTGCGGATTCCAGATCACCCATAACAAAGAAAGACATAAGACATCTTCATTACTTTGTGCCATCAGAAAAGCATTCCCTGATGGCAGATTTTGCGGAATTTGAAAAAAAAGATACTGTTTCCATACCAACCAGTTCAGGTAAACAAAAATTGTTTATTCGGTACGGTCTATTGAATTTTACCCTTGAAGGAAGGGCGCATACCTTAACCGCTTACTTAAGTACCAGAATCGGTCCCGGATCGGATCACTTTTTTATTCCTTTTTATGATGAAACCAATGGGGTAGAGACTTATGGAGGGGGAAGATTCATGGATATAGACCATTCCCTGTTGAAAGAAGGAAAACTACCATTGGATTTTAATTATGCTTATAATCCCTGGTGTGCCTACAGCAGTGGCTTTAATTGTCCAATACCACCTGAGGAAAACCGTCTGAAGGTCTCCATCCGTGCCGGTGAGAAAGCTTATACGGGTAAGCACAGGAAAGGATCCAAATCATAG
- a CDS encoding T9SS type A sorting domain-containing protein, whose product MGITCCRNNVIYDSIIGEGSNNIFYYGQGNTDTLISHLNKKNCLLWSKSYSDNLKRGCANLRYLNDIKLPCLTDTKEIIKTNNIKLFPNPTRSKLFFVNEDTNSLIAIKIFNSDSKLISSYFEDNTDFNRSALDVESFSPGLYVIKFYLKGGYVETKKFLIL is encoded by the coding sequence GTGGGAATTACCTGTTGTAGAAATAATGTAATTTATGATTCCATAATTGGAGAAGGAAGTAACAATATTTTTTATTATGGACAAGGAAATACAGACACACTCATAAGTCATCTAAATAAGAAAAATTGCCTTTTGTGGAGTAAATCTTATTCAGACAATCTTAAACGGGGATGTGCAAATCTTAGGTATTTAAATGACATAAAATTGCCTTGTTTAACTGATACTAAAGAAATTATTAAAACTAATAACATCAAGCTATTTCCAAATCCTACTAGAAGTAAATTGTTTTTTGTAAACGAAGATACTAATTCCCTTATAGCTATTAAAATATTCAATTCAGATTCTAAATTGATCTCAAGCTATTTCGAAGATAATACAGACTTTAATAGAAGTGCGTTAGATGTCGAGTCCTTTTCTCCAGGATTGTATGTTATTAAATTCTATCTAAAAGGTGGATATGTTGAAACGAAGAAATTTTTAATTTTATAA
- a CDS encoding DUF3871 family protein: MGKCRMYQHHLYKEEIPEILITDSQLSSVTKGYYSDPHFSNNHGNISLWNLYNLLTEANKSSYIDGFLDRGVNAQRISNELIHGLESNQSWFL, translated from the coding sequence TTGGGTAAATGCAGGATGTATCAACATCATCTTTATAAAGAGGAAATTCCTGAAATCTTGATTACTGACTCTCAGTTATCTTCTGTAACAAAGGGTTATTATTCAGATCCTCACTTCTCCAATAATCATGGGAACATTAGTCTGTGGAATCTTTATAACCTCCTGACAGAAGCAAATAAAAGTTCTTATATAGATGGCTTTCTAGATAGAGGAGTAAATGCTCAGCGGATCAGTAATGAGCTTATACATGGTTTAGAGAGTAATCAGAGTTGGTTTTTATAG
- a CDS encoding TerC family protein, whose protein sequence is MLLLVPYLAYQMAHFRECLIFAQELQKRARQLGLFLAMFMRLGLLTVITWIMKLKNDLFTILDNGISGKDLILIAGGLFLVYKSSTEIYHKTEGEEGDESKEFNRLSFNAVIVQIMIMDLVFSLDSIITAVGLAEHLWVMCTAVIISVGIMMWAATPVADFVDRHPAFKILALSFLLLIGFALVAEGFDIHIPKGYIYFSMGFAFLVNLIQMRTSKKQKLSR, encoded by the coding sequence ATGCTGTTGTTGGTTCCATATTTGGCTTATCAAATGGCCCATTTCAGGGAATGCCTTATATTTGCCCAGGAGTTGCAAAAAAGGGCAAGACAGTTAGGTTTGTTTCTTGCTATGTTCATGCGACTTGGATTGCTGACGGTAATTACCTGGATCATGAAACTTAAGAATGACCTCTTCACCATTCTGGATAACGGAATTTCCGGAAAAGATCTCATCCTGATAGCAGGTGGTTTGTTTTTAGTGTACAAAAGCTCTACAGAAATCTATCATAAAACTGAAGGGGAAGAAGGGGACGAGTCCAAAGAATTCAACAGATTAAGTTTTAATGCAGTAATTGTGCAGATCATGATCATGGATCTGGTATTTTCACTGGATAGCATTATTACGGCAGTAGGACTGGCTGAACATCTGTGGGTGATGTGTACGGCTGTTATTATTTCAGTTGGGATTATGATGTGGGCTGCCACTCCGGTGGCTGATTTTGTTGACAGACATCCTGCTTTTAAAATTCTTGCCCTGAGCTTTTTATTATTAATAGGCTTTGCATTGGTGGCCGAAGGATTTGATATCCATATTCCAAAAGGATACATTTATTTCTCTATGGGATTTGCATTTTTGGTTAATTTAATTCAAATGCGCACCAGCAAAAAACAAAAACTAAGCCGGTAG
- a CDS encoding right-handed parallel beta-helix repeat-containing protein → MKKFIFLGLFIFLNSLLIPVAFGQRVLEVGPGKAYSNPGLAARVAIPGDTILIYPANYSGPFFIENLKGTPSKWIFMRGTDAARVVFSGGSESMHFTDLQYVHLSNFTVRGQSGNGMNLDDGGTFESAAKKVVMENIVFRDMAATGNNDMLKLSGLDSFEIINCQFENGSTGGSGIDMVGCHYGNIRQCRFVQQGSNSIQAKGGSSNLHIEKKLFYQWRTAQSEFGWQYRACFFRPPGANYEAKDILVSGNIFEGAVTPIAYVGCRNVQVVNNTIYHPERWIMRILQESADTSFFSVVGTMFSRIIWS, encoded by the coding sequence ATGAAGAAATTTATTTTTTTGGGTCTATTTATTTTTTTGAACAGTTTGCTCATTCCGGTAGCCTTCGGACAAAGGGTTCTTGAAGTTGGTCCGGGAAAGGCTTACAGCAATCCTGGCCTGGCAGCGAGAGTGGCCATCCCGGGAGATACCATCTTGATTTATCCTGCTAATTATTCGGGACCTTTTTTTATTGAAAATTTAAAAGGTACGCCGTCCAAATGGATTTTCATGCGCGGTACGGATGCTGCGCGTGTGGTGTTCAGCGGTGGATCCGAATCCATGCATTTTACAGATTTGCAGTATGTGCATTTATCAAACTTTACCGTAAGAGGACAGAGTGGAAATGGAATGAATCTGGACGATGGTGGAACTTTCGAGAGTGCCGCAAAAAAAGTGGTGATGGAGAATATTGTCTTCCGCGACATGGCAGCTACAGGTAACAACGACATGCTCAAACTTTCCGGGCTGGACTCTTTTGAAATTATCAATTGTCAGTTTGAAAATGGTTCTACCGGTGGATCAGGCATCGACATGGTCGGTTGTCATTATGGTAATATACGTCAATGCCGATTTGTACAACAAGGCAGCAACAGCATACAGGCAAAGGGTGGGAGCAGTAATTTACACATCGAAAAAAAATTATTTTATCAATGGAGGACAGCGCAGTCTGAATTTGGGTGGCAGTACCGGGCTTGCTTTTTTAGACCTCCGGGCGCCAATTATGAAGCAAAAGATATTTTGGTCAGTGGCAATATTTTTGAAGGAGCTGTAACGCCTATTGCTTACGTTGGATGTCGTAATGTTCAGGTAGTCAACAATACCATTTATCATCCTGAAAGATGGATCATGAGAATTTTACAAGAGAGTGCAGACACTAGTTTTTTTTCAGTTGTGGGTACAATGTTTTCGCGAATAATTTGGTCGTAG
- the hemW gene encoding radical SAM family heme chaperone HemW produces the protein MPRKKKKIILLGSCIMKEIGLYLHIPYCKRKCTYCNFHFSTQFSTRKELLDALHLEIRSRSTEVQDARVSTIYFGGGTPSVLSPSELHEILLIIKTHYDCLSVQETTLEANPDDLNPFYLDQLLILGIDRLSIGIQSFYDHHLEWMNRSHNATQGLNAIQQAKIAGFTKLSADLIFGIPLCTDEEWLQNLELMKANELPHLSCYALTVEEKTELHHRIEKNKMPPLMDEHTIRQMSLMLDFMQRNDYEAYEISNFSQTGHRAIHNSNYWNGLPYLGFGPSAHSYLGNSRRWNIANNNLYLKNVLQDQSYFESETLSKKDQYNEFIMLQLRRCEGLDLDKLTGFEFSWISETKKTLEGYVESGHLKCSGNTYTLTREGIYICDKISSEAFAE, from the coding sequence ATGCCGAGAAAGAAAAAGAAGATTATACTTTTGGGTTCCTGCATCATGAAAGAAATCGGATTATACCTGCACATTCCCTATTGCAAACGCAAATGTACCTATTGTAATTTTCATTTCTCCACACAATTTTCTACCCGAAAGGAATTATTGGATGCTTTACATCTCGAAATCCGTTCACGATCCACAGAAGTGCAGGATGCCCGGGTAAGTACTATTTATTTTGGCGGAGGAACACCATCGGTCCTCAGCCCTTCTGAATTGCACGAGATCCTTCTCATAATCAAAACACATTACGACTGTCTGTCGGTTCAGGAAACTACATTGGAAGCCAATCCAGATGATCTAAATCCATTCTATCTGGACCAATTACTGATTTTAGGAATTGACAGACTGAGCATTGGAATTCAATCTTTTTACGACCATCATCTGGAATGGATGAACCGTTCCCATAATGCCACCCAGGGTCTCAATGCTATCCAACAAGCAAAAATTGCAGGATTCACTAAGTTAAGTGCCGATCTGATTTTTGGAATTCCCTTATGCACTGATGAAGAGTGGTTGCAGAATCTGGAATTAATGAAAGCCAATGAGTTGCCACATCTTTCCTGTTATGCACTCACTGTAGAAGAAAAAACGGAATTGCACCACCGAATAGAAAAAAATAAAATGCCGCCACTGATGGATGAACACACCATCCGACAGATGAGTCTGATGCTTGATTTTATGCAGCGCAATGACTATGAAGCATACGAAATTTCCAACTTTAGCCAGACGGGACATCGCGCAATACACAACAGCAACTACTGGAATGGATTGCCCTATTTGGGTTTTGGTCCATCAGCACATTCATACCTTGGAAATTCACGCAGATGGAATATAGCCAACAATAATCTTTATTTAAAAAATGTGCTGCAAGATCAATCTTATTTTGAATCTGAAACTTTGAGTAAAAAAGATCAGTACAATGAATTTATCATGCTTCAACTTAGAAGATGCGAAGGACTTGATTTGGACAAACTGACTGGTTTTGAATTTTCCTGGATATCGGAAACAAAAAAAACACTGGAAGGATATGTTGAATCGGGACATCTAAAATGTTCCGGAAATACATACACCCTCACCAGAGAAGGGATTTATATCTGTGACAAAATTTCTTCTGAAGCTTTTGCTGAATAA
- a CDS encoding FAD-dependent monooxygenase has product MKKKYDVIIIGGGPSGSSAGITALKKGLSCCIIDKSSFPRKKLCGGLLTQKTIDLLKQISCDLNINSLYNLISNNVELRFNKEEIVSFNTNIPLYFTYREDFDHHLHQHFINKGGDVYHHSISTQNFHPENNSIIFGEQTLEYNYLIGADGANSVTRKLIDKNYKPDGLCMEMEIDYDLLKSREKILPLYILVWCQMAMPGFFQSKTAIRWA; this is encoded by the coding sequence ATGAAAAAGAAATATGATGTGATCATAATTGGTGGGGGACCTTCGGGATCATCAGCAGGTATTACAGCATTGAAAAAAGGTTTGAGTTGTTGCATCATTGATAAAAGTAGTTTTCCTAGAAAAAAATTGTGCGGTGGATTGCTTACTCAAAAAACAATTGACTTGCTAAAGCAAATCAGTTGTGATTTAAATATTAATTCGCTGTACAATTTGATATCTAATAATGTGGAATTGCGGTTCAATAAAGAAGAAATAGTTTCTTTCAACACCAATATTCCATTGTATTTTACTTACAGAGAAGATTTTGACCATCACCTACATCAACATTTTATCAATAAAGGTGGAGACGTTTATCATCACAGTATTTCCACTCAAAACTTTCATCCCGAAAATAACAGCATAATTTTCGGCGAACAAACTTTGGAATACAATTACCTCATCGGAGCAGATGGTGCCAACAGCGTTACCAGAAAGCTTATTGACAAAAATTATAAACCGGATGGCTTGTGTATGGAAATGGAGATAGACTATGATCTTCTCAAATCACGAGAAAAAATCTTACCTCTGTATATTTTGGTGTGGTGCCAAATGGCTATGCCTGGATTTTTCCAAAGCAAAACGGCTATACGGTGGGCGTAG
- a CDS encoding BamA/TamA family outer membrane protein: MMQEPKSIIFFFFLGIFFQSVHLDAQQQVKYFIHLYARHDSVVVENWKESDSIQVQHKVEKLLNTFKSGGYLLAQLDSLVRDSLTRNYHIYKGPKFTWISFRASNKLSAVKYESKNIEEWNHWQDEKIMADVSNGFPFSKIKLIHPVVSNDSLYADIVYEPGPFIQFGPSDQRKGKLLAPRYLERMSNVRMGYPYNQKYIEDAGDRLSQLPFLEMQYPPMVHFLGDKAMVWFFLKKKPANKFDFLLGLNSSNPGSSQKYRITGEATVELWNSFKIGERILLHYENLIEQSPRLNFLADFPYLRFLPVGFYGSFDLVKFRDEFVNLQSQLRIKYLLNASQEAGVLMHLNQSYVLQTDSNFIKNNLKLPASLDFSFNSYGFYYHLNQLDYRISPTRGWSLEVQIRGGSKQYLARNNVLKYDTPEGQLKMQYDSLNNSGLQLNTNFKSAYYWNMAKRQVIKIGIQGFMIFTEGKVLQNELFRIGGFKNLRGFDDDGYSSSAYWINTLEYRFLLDRNSFLQMFADHAYMRTISQNIATDWDHYFGIGAGIQFQTKAGAFILQLAVGRRPDDRFDFGAAKVHFGYSSLF; the protein is encoded by the coding sequence ATGATGCAGGAACCCAAAAGTATAATCTTCTTTTTCTTTCTCGGCATTTTTTTTCAAAGCGTTCATCTTGATGCACAGCAGCAGGTAAAATATTTTATACATCTATATGCCCGACATGATTCAGTTGTGGTGGAAAATTGGAAGGAATCAGATTCTATACAGGTTCAGCACAAAGTAGAAAAACTACTGAACACTTTTAAATCTGGTGGATACCTGCTGGCACAGCTCGATAGTTTGGTAAGAGACAGTTTGACGAGGAATTATCATATTTATAAAGGACCAAAATTTACCTGGATTTCTTTTCGGGCAAGTAACAAACTTTCTGCGGTAAAATATGAAAGTAAAAATATAGAAGAATGGAACCATTGGCAGGATGAAAAAATTATGGCTGATGTTTCCAATGGATTTCCGTTCAGTAAGATAAAATTAATCCACCCGGTGGTGAGTAATGATTCATTGTATGCCGATATAGTTTACGAGCCTGGACCTTTTATCCAATTTGGTCCTTCAGATCAGCGCAAAGGTAAATTATTAGCACCCAGATATCTTGAGCGCATGAGTAATGTACGCATGGGGTACCCATACAATCAAAAATACATAGAGGATGCAGGAGACCGACTTAGTCAGTTGCCTTTTTTAGAAATGCAATATCCACCGATGGTTCATTTTTTAGGGGATAAGGCCATGGTGTGGTTCTTTTTGAAAAAAAAACCCGCTAACAAATTTGATTTTTTACTGGGATTGAATTCGTCCAATCCGGGCAGTTCGCAAAAGTACCGGATTACCGGTGAGGCAACAGTAGAATTATGGAATTCATTTAAGATAGGGGAACGAATACTTTTGCATTACGAGAATCTTATAGAGCAATCCCCTCGTTTGAATTTTCTTGCCGATTTTCCTTATCTCCGTTTTTTACCAGTTGGATTTTATGGCAGTTTCGATTTGGTTAAATTCAGAGATGAATTTGTCAATCTTCAATCTCAGCTACGGATAAAATATCTACTCAATGCAAGTCAGGAAGCAGGTGTTCTGATGCACTTAAATCAATCCTATGTGTTACAGACAGATTCCAATTTTATCAAGAATAATTTAAAGCTACCGGCGTCATTGGATTTTAGTTTTAATTCCTATGGGTTTTATTACCACCTCAATCAGCTTGATTATCGAATCAGTCCCACAAGGGGTTGGTCATTGGAAGTGCAAATAAGGGGAGGCAGTAAGCAATACCTCGCGCGCAACAATGTACTTAAATACGATACTCCGGAAGGGCAATTGAAGATGCAATATGACAGTTTGAACAATTCGGGATTACAACTTAACACCAATTTTAAATCTGCATACTATTGGAACATGGCCAAAAGGCAGGTTATCAAAATTGGCATTCAGGGATTTATGATTTTTACAGAGGGAAAAGTATTGCAGAATGAATTGTTTCGAATCGGCGGTTTTAAAAACCTTCGTGGTTTTGATGATGATGGGTACAGTTCGAGTGCATATTGGATCAATACCCTTGAATACCGATTTTTATTGGACCGTAATAGTTTTTTGCAGATGTTTGCAGATCATGCTTATATGCGGACTATCAGTCAAAATATTGCGACCGACTGGGATCACTATTTTGGAATCGGAGCAGGAATTCAATTCCAAACAAAAGCCGGAGCTTTTATATTACAACTTGCGGTTGGGAGAAGACCGGATGATCGGTTTGATTTTGGAGCAGCAAAGGTTCATTTTGGGTATTCGAGCTTATTCTAG
- a CDS encoding BatD family protein: MFAQFPSFVAEVETRQALVGSPFNIEFSLKNAEGTGFTAPDFGGLQVVAGPSRSMQTTVINGRMSSSIGYVYSLVGTKPGTYIISPAKIRTGSKVLNTQPITIQIIQASKSAQTGKNYYIEATLSNEKAYIGQQVILTYKLYTRESIRNIEVVSSPKLEDFYKEYIANGDGNPKREIIHGQDYTTKVLGRIALFPIKKGQIKIEPTTYRLILGEDDPWGFSIPSMMGGRAEVIQTNSLLLNILDYPQPVPDGFSGAVGSYRAEFKDINKDYNRSDAINISVLIAGDGNMNNIQPKLFHKTVFLPSQMPVRQNLKNYQKNP; encoded by the coding sequence TTGTTTGCGCAGTTCCCTTCTTTTGTAGCAGAAGTGGAAACCCGTCAGGCTTTGGTCGGCAGTCCTTTTAACATCGAATTCAGCCTTAAAAATGCAGAGGGTACCGGATTTACCGCACCTGATTTTGGTGGGCTGCAGGTAGTAGCAGGTCCAAGCAGATCCATGCAGACAACAGTCATCAATGGAAGGATGAGCTCCTCCATTGGATATGTATATTCTTTGGTCGGAACAAAACCTGGAACTTACATCATCAGTCCGGCGAAAATTAGAACCGGAAGTAAAGTACTTAATACGCAGCCCATCACTATTCAAATCATCCAGGCCAGCAAATCTGCACAAACAGGTAAAAACTACTACATCGAAGCCACCCTCAGCAACGAAAAAGCGTACATCGGTCAGCAGGTAATCCTTACCTACAAACTTTATACCCGGGAAAGCATCCGCAACATTGAGGTGGTCTCCTCCCCTAAACTCGAAGACTTCTACAAAGAATACATCGCCAATGGGGATGGCAATCCTAAAAGAGAAATTATCCACGGACAGGATTATACCACCAAAGTTCTTGGCAGGATCGCACTTTTTCCGATCAAGAAGGGTCAGATAAAAATCGAACCTACTACGTATCGCCTCATTCTTGGAGAGGACGACCCCTGGGGCTTTTCTATCCCCTCGATGATGGGTGGAAGAGCAGAAGTTATTCAGACCAATTCACTCCTCCTAAACATCCTTGATTATCCACAACCTGTACCCGATGGATTCAGCGGAGCAGTAGGATCTTATAGGGCAGAATTCAAAGACATCAATAAAGACTACAACCGCAGCGATGCCATCAACATCAGTGTGCTGATCGCAGGAGATGGTAACATGAACAACATTCAACCTAAACTTTTCCACAAGACAGTCTTTTTACCATCTCAGATGCCCGTCAGGCAGAACCTCAAAAACTATCAGAAGAACCCGTAA
- a CDS encoding DUF3871 family protein has translation MELLTVDQITETPFIIANTQSSTYQALKEEHIIPVFSKDNHPLIAQFQIIETMMDVLSGFKDLKPLDPQIRVSHPIMGRIPEARTKKAFELLPHETTLYFERMMFLIKIPNIRSLIEGKELSLVIGGVKSYSWDNLGKDQRASQHFKFFIGFQVKVCSNLCISTDGAILEFKTSSIDLLGKQNKAYGGRLQSEQHLSWMESLSNYTLDRRPICSLFG, from the coding sequence ATGGAACTTTTAACCGTTGATCAAATTACTGAAACCCCTTTTATTATCGCTAACACCCAAAGCTCTACTTACCAAGCATTAAAAGAGGAGCATATCATTCCTGTATTTTCTAAAGACAACCATCCACTTATTGCTCAATTTCAAATTATTGAAACCATGATGGATGTACTCTCTGGGTTTAAGGATCTCAAACCACTGGATCCACAGATCAGAGTGTCACATCCTATTATGGGTAGAATTCCGGAAGCAAGGACCAAAAAGGCATTTGAATTACTTCCTCATGAAACTACTCTTTATTTTGAAAGAATGATGTTTCTTATAAAGATACCTAACATCAGGTCTTTAATAGAAGGGAAGGAATTGTCTTTAGTAATAGGAGGCGTTAAATCATACTCCTGGGATAATTTAGGGAAAGACCAAAGAGCATCCCAACATTTTAAGTTCTTTATAGGCTTTCAGGTCAAAGTGTGTTCTAATTTATGTATTTCTACAGATGGGGCAATACTGGAATTTAAAACAAGTTCTATAGACCTTCTGGGGAAGCAAAATAAGGCTTATGGTGGAAGGTTACAGTCCGAACAGCATTTATCCTGGATGGAATCTTTAAGTAATTATACCTTGGACCGAAGGCCAATTTGCTCACTTTTTGGGTAA